A genomic segment from Fuerstiella sp. encodes:
- a CDS encoding alpha/beta fold hydrolase, protein MRHKFCGQHVYAISKNDESRQMYYFLIVTVMLLVLGLVMIWVIAGSLVAAHPVKVGDPPADLPATNITLDSRSGHSITGWHIRSVDRRGVIVLLHPYRGSRLSMLNRARLLYTEGYSVIMIDFQSHGESPGNRVTIGYLESHDAKAAIDFAKTVHPNEPIGVIGFSMGGAATLLASPLDMDAVVLESVYPDIATAVRNRVRVKLGAFAALPTQLLLMQMKPRMGISVSEMRPIAHLKNIGCPVFIMSGTDDAHTTANDTKIMFEAAVEPKQLWMVDGAHHEDLQDFAGNEYEQRILQFLRQHLAPATTMVEQHC, encoded by the coding sequence GTGAGACACAAATTCTGCGGGCAGCATGTCTATGCAATATCGAAAAATGACGAATCCAGACAAATGTATTATTTCCTGATTGTCACTGTGATGCTGCTGGTGCTTGGTCTGGTGATGATCTGGGTGATCGCCGGATCTCTGGTGGCCGCACATCCGGTCAAGGTCGGTGATCCGCCGGCAGATCTTCCTGCAACAAACATCACACTCGACAGCCGGTCCGGTCACTCGATTACCGGATGGCATATCCGATCTGTGGACCGCCGTGGAGTCATTGTGCTACTGCATCCGTACCGCGGATCACGTCTGTCAATGTTGAATCGAGCGAGACTTCTGTACACAGAGGGGTACTCTGTGATCATGATCGATTTTCAGAGTCACGGAGAAAGTCCCGGCAACCGGGTGACGATCGGATATCTCGAAAGCCATGACGCGAAGGCCGCCATCGACTTCGCTAAAACTGTGCATCCAAATGAACCGATTGGCGTCATCGGTTTTTCGATGGGTGGCGCAGCAACTCTGCTGGCATCCCCTCTGGACATGGACGCCGTTGTCCTGGAATCGGTCTATCCGGATATCGCAACCGCTGTACGAAATCGCGTCCGAGTCAAACTTGGTGCCTTCGCGGCACTCCCGACTCAGCTTTTGCTGATGCAGATGAAACCAAGAATGGGCATCTCAGTGTCTGAAATGCGTCCGATTGCTCATCTGAAAAACATCGGATGTCCGGTCTTCATCATGTCCGGCACTGACGATGCCCACACAACCGCAAATGACACCAAAATCATGTTTGAAGCTGCTGTCGAACCGAAGCAACTGTGGATGGTTGATGGTGCTCATCACGAGGATCTTCAGGATTTCGCCGGTAATGAGTATGAGCAGCGTATCCTGCAGTTTCTTCGGCAACACCTGGCACCGGCAACCACCATGGTTGAGCAACACTGTTAA